The following coding sequences lie in one Pontibacter sp. G13 genomic window:
- a CDS encoding DUF6326 family protein, translating into MNYPMQIPPRKTWLSLLWIFVMFNYLYCDIAGLMDPQLLNQYLSGSVEGISMTPEFLLLAGILMEIPIAMIVLSRILPDRSNAWFNLVASFISTAAMVGSLLVGIPAIYYAFFAVIEITTTVYIFTISLRWLSEKRVVASVG; encoded by the coding sequence ATGAATTACCCCATGCAGATTCCTCCTCGAAAAACTTGGCTTTCGCTCCTGTGGATTTTCGTGATGTTCAACTATCTCTACTGCGATATCGCGGGATTGATGGATCCCCAATTGCTCAATCAATATCTATCGGGATCGGTTGAGGGCATTAGCATGACACCCGAATTTCTCCTGCTGGCTGGTATATTGATGGAAATACCTATAGCCATGATTGTTCTTTCCCGAATCTTACCGGATCGATCCAATGCATGGTTCAACCTGGTTGCTTCTTTCATTTCCACCGCTGCTATGGTTGGATCGCTCCTGGTGGGAATTCCGGCGATCTATTATGCCTTTTTCGCAGTCATCGAAATCACGACTACGGTGTATATTTTCACAATTTCCTTGAGGTGGCTTTCGGAAAAAAGGGTGGTAGCTTCTGTGGGATAA
- a CDS encoding glycosyltransferase, translating to MKKVVCFGPGPMFKGGIANYNTALAKALANMPDTEVHIVSWTQQYPAIIPRDFVDRSSKSSFLEGTNIEVTYLTNYNKPGTWKETYEFIKSLNPDKVVFQWAIALQGLPMGRIARMLKKNTDIEVIFDVHVLVQKEASVLDKYFTRYGLEAADTYVVHAYKTAEELQATLPKLDFVVNESGDRASGKSKSVIKLYHPVYNLFQPDPNFDLEGVKKEMGLQENVFLYFGFIRKYKGLHNVIPAFAKVLEQRKDVSLLIVGESFWNTLDSSKWSTKLKQALFGTAKKLFLRKSDDERQYNPLALVDELGIQDHTVIVNEFVPNEEVHRYFQVSDAILTYYLTATPSGVESLAYNFEMPVLATNVGHFPETVKDGFNGYLAEPENIDSMAEQMLKFIDHPIDRANVAKAAETMSWENYAEAIMKK from the coding sequence ATGAAGAAAGTTGTCTGTTTTGGCCCCGGACCCATGTTCAAAGGGGGGATCGCCAACTACAATACCGCACTCGCCAAGGCACTCGCCAACATGCCTGATACCGAGGTGCATATCGTGTCTTGGACCCAGCAGTATCCCGCCATCATCCCACGGGATTTTGTGGACCGATCCAGCAAATCCAGCTTTCTGGAAGGCACCAACATCGAGGTGACTTACCTGACCAACTACAACAAACCGGGTACTTGGAAGGAAACTTACGAGTTCATCAAAAGCCTCAATCCTGACAAGGTGGTCTTCCAGTGGGCCATCGCGCTTCAGGGATTGCCGATGGGACGGATTGCCCGCATGCTCAAGAAAAACACCGACATTGAGGTCATTTTCGATGTCCACGTGTTGGTGCAGAAAGAGGCTTCCGTGTTGGATAAATATTTCACGCGCTACGGATTGGAAGCCGCGGATACCTATGTGGTTCACGCCTACAAGACCGCGGAAGAATTGCAGGCAACCCTGCCTAAGCTGGATTTTGTCGTCAACGAATCTGGCGATCGGGCTTCGGGCAAGTCCAAGTCCGTCATCAAGCTTTACCACCCGGTCTACAACCTGTTTCAGCCTGATCCCAACTTCGATCTCGAAGGCGTGAAAAAGGAAATGGGCCTTCAGGAGAATGTGTTCCTGTACTTTGGGTTCATCCGGAAGTACAAAGGCTTGCACAACGTGATACCCGCGTTTGCCAAGGTCTTGGAGCAGCGCAAGGACGTTTCACTCCTGATTGTGGGCGAATCCTTCTGGAACACCCTCGATAGCTCCAAATGGTCCACCAAGCTCAAACAGGCACTTTTTGGCACCGCCAAGAAGCTTTTCCTACGCAAGAGCGACGACGAGCGCCAGTACAATCCGCTCGCACTCGTGGACGAGCTGGGCATTCAGGACCACACAGTCATCGTCAATGAATTTGTCCCCAACGAGGAGGTGCATCGCTATTTTCAGGTGTCTGACGCAATCTTGACCTACTACCTCACGGCGACTCCTTCTGGCGTGGAATCCTTGGCGTACAACTTCGAGATGCCAGTCTTGGCTACCAATGTCGGGCACTTCCCCGAGACTGTCAAAGATGGATTCAATGGTTACCTCGCAGAGCCCGAAAACATCGATTCCATGGCCGAACAGATGCTCAAATTCATCGATCATCCCATCGACCGCGCCAACGTCGCCAAAGCCGCCGAAACCATGTCCTGGGAAAATTATGCCGAGGCCATCATGAAAAAATAA
- a CDS encoding S9 family peptidase codes for MKRLLIAASALFVGALHAQPSDVLTPEKLWELGRVSLDDVSADGQHVIYGVSSYELSENKGNRDLYVIPAEGGKVRKITAFEGSEYNSRIHPAGNKIGFLSRESGSTQLWEMNLDGSDKHQVSHIEGGVTGFEYAPSGDRVLFTKVVKLDQTVQDIYPDLPHADARIIDDLMYRHWDEWHDYSYSHIFVSDYEDGELTGELKDIMEGERFDAPLNPFGGIEQIAFSPNGYFIAYTSKKVSGKEYATSTDSDIYLYDVQGDKTTNLTDGMDGYDMEPVFSPNGQLIAWNSMETPGFESDRNRIFVMNLSGGDKRELTVGLDRDANHPHWSQDGETIYCLTGEQATYQLASINVETADFSMMTSGDHNYTSFGVTEKGLVASRMDMSTPTELFFVDKKGESAQITFTNEAMLKSLKMGNIEKRMIETTDGEQMLTWVIYPPNFDPKKKYPTLLYCQGGPQSAVSQFFSYRWNFQLMAANDYIIVAPNRRGLPSFGRKWNDEISGDWGGQAMEDYLSAIDAVAEEDFVDNDNLGAIGASYGGYSVYWLAGNHDKRFKTFISHCGLFNLESWYATTEELFFANQDIGGAYWEVKPNPSYKLHSPHLYVGNWDSPILVIHGEKDFRVPVGEGMQAFNAAQIQDIPSRFLYFPNEGHWVLSPQNGVLWHRVFFEWLDQWLKTDDMAAEATEEATETESEDSTN; via the coding sequence ATGAAAAGATTGCTGATCGCAGCAAGTGCCCTGTTTGTAGGAGCGCTTCACGCACAGCCTTCCGACGTCCTGACTCCCGAGAAATTGTGGGAACTGGGCCGGGTGTCCCTCGATGACGTTTCCGCCGACGGCCAGCATGTCATCTATGGCGTCTCCAGCTACGAATTGTCTGAAAACAAAGGCAATCGGGATCTTTACGTCATTCCCGCTGAAGGGGGTAAGGTCCGCAAGATCACTGCATTTGAAGGCTCCGAGTACAATTCCCGCATCCACCCTGCCGGGAACAAAATTGGATTCCTTTCCCGCGAATCAGGTTCTACCCAGCTTTGGGAAATGAACCTCGACGGCTCCGACAAGCATCAGGTTTCCCACATCGAGGGAGGCGTCACCGGATTTGAATACGCACCTAGTGGAGACCGTGTGCTCTTCACCAAAGTCGTCAAGCTCGATCAGACCGTGCAAGACATTTACCCGGATTTGCCGCATGCAGATGCGCGTATCATCGACGATCTCATGTACCGCCACTGGGATGAATGGCATGACTACTCCTACAGCCACATTTTCGTGTCTGACTACGAAGACGGTGAGTTGACAGGAGAATTGAAAGATATTATGGAAGGGGAGCGTTTCGATGCGCCGCTGAATCCATTCGGAGGCATCGAGCAGATCGCTTTCAGCCCCAATGGATACTTCATCGCCTATACTTCCAAGAAGGTCTCCGGCAAAGAATATGCGACCTCTACGGATTCCGACATCTATCTGTACGACGTGCAGGGAGACAAAACGACCAACCTTACCGATGGGATGGACGGGTATGACATGGAGCCCGTGTTCTCTCCAAACGGTCAACTGATCGCTTGGAATAGCATGGAGACACCCGGATTCGAGTCTGACCGCAACCGCATTTTCGTCATGAACCTCTCCGGAGGCGACAAGCGCGAATTGACCGTAGGATTGGACCGCGATGCCAACCATCCACATTGGAGCCAAGACGGCGAGACCATCTACTGTCTGACAGGCGAGCAGGCTACCTACCAGTTGGCTTCCATCAATGTGGAGACGGCTGATTTCTCCATGATGACTTCCGGCGACCACAACTACACCTCATTCGGAGTGACCGAAAAAGGCCTCGTAGCTAGCCGCATGGATATGTCTACGCCTACCGAGCTGTTCTTCGTAGACAAAAAGGGGGAATCCGCTCAGATCACCTTCACCAATGAAGCCATGCTCAAGTCCCTCAAAATGGGCAACATCGAGAAGCGCATGATCGAAACCACCGATGGCGAGCAGATGCTGACGTGGGTGATCTATCCGCCCAACTTCGATCCTAAGAAAAAGTACCCAACCTTGCTGTATTGCCAAGGAGGTCCCCAGTCCGCTGTGAGCCAATTTTTCTCCTATCGTTGGAACTTCCAATTGATGGCTGCGAATGACTACATCATTGTAGCACCCAACCGTCGTGGATTGCCTTCTTTCGGTCGCAAGTGGAATGACGAAATCTCCGGTGATTGGGGTGGACAAGCGATGGAAGATTACCTGAGCGCCATTGACGCAGTTGCCGAGGAAGACTTTGTAGACAATGACAACCTCGGTGCGATTGGTGCCAGCTATGGAGGATACTCCGTCTACTGGTTGGCTGGTAATCACGACAAGCGATTCAAGACCTTCATTTCCCACTGTGGTTTGTTCAACTTGGAGAGCTGGTATGCCACAACTGAAGAACTCTTCTTCGCCAATCAAGACATCGGTGGTGCTTACTGGGAAGTGAAACCCAATCCATCCTACAAATTGCACTCCCCACACTTGTACGTGGGCAACTGGGATTCCCCGATCCTCGTGATTCACGGTGAGAAGGACTTCCGTGTACCGGTAGGTGAAGGCATGCAGGCGTTCAATGCCGCTCAGATTCAGGACATTCCTTCCCGATTCCTGTACTTCCCGAACGAAGGCCATTGGGTGCTTTCCCCACAAAATGGCGTGCTCTGGCACCGCGTATTCTTCGAATGGCTGGACCAATGGTTGAAAACCGATGATATGGCCGCCGAAGCAACCGAAGAAGCCACTGAAACCGAATCCGAAGATTCCACCAACTAG
- a CDS encoding aminotransferase class IV, whose translation MWIFRGKLQHNDELAADLLNRSFKFGDGLFETIRVYHHQPLFLRDHFQRLTDGMRALGFEFAEDLFLADVQRAIQTLMDQAQIGTHGRLRLSVFRDGQGAYGPLDDTPQFAIEGYSLKTDYYAAETSMSLTDYRELAVSENTISSFKTASALPYVLAARHARKEGFDEALLFTKNGLGISHIAEGASTNLFLVTDRKITTPPLSTGCVSGIMRKQVIALAEQLKLPCSEKSLRERDLLKADEVFLTNAIRGIVPVSRYKDQGWDMRAVPIVRMLQGCLGKVVKPRPPR comes from the coding sequence ATGTGGATATTTCGAGGAAAGCTCCAACACAATGACGAGCTAGCCGCCGACCTGCTCAATCGCAGCTTCAAATTTGGGGATGGATTGTTCGAGACCATTCGGGTGTATCATCATCAGCCGCTCTTCCTGCGGGATCATTTTCAGCGGCTCACAGATGGGATGCGGGCACTGGGATTCGAGTTTGCGGAAGATCTGTTTCTGGCGGATGTCCAACGCGCGATCCAAACGCTGATGGATCAGGCGCAGATCGGCACGCATGGCAGATTGAGGCTTTCGGTATTTCGGGATGGCCAAGGCGCTTATGGCCCCTTGGACGACACCCCACAATTTGCCATCGAAGGCTATAGCCTCAAGACGGATTACTACGCAGCCGAAACCTCCATGTCCTTGACCGACTATCGGGAGCTGGCCGTTTCGGAAAATACCATTTCCTCCTTCAAAACCGCCTCTGCCCTCCCCTACGTCCTCGCGGCACGGCATGCCAGAAAAGAAGGATTCGACGAGGCGCTCCTTTTTACCAAAAACGGCCTCGGCATTTCGCACATCGCCGAAGGCGCCTCCACCAATCTCTTCCTCGTCACCGACCGGAAAATCACCACCCCTCCGCTCTCCACCGGATGCGTCTCCGGTATCATGCGCAAACAAGTCATCGCGCTCGCCGAGCAACTCAAACTCCCCTGCTCCGAAAAGTCCCTCCGCGAGCGCGACCTCCTCAAAGCCGACGAAGTCTTCCTCACCAACGCCATCCGCGGGATTGTCCCAGTAAGCCGATACAAGGATCAGGGGTGGGATATGCGTGCGGTGCCGATTGTGCGGATGTTGCAGGGGTGCTTGGGGAAGGTGGTGAAACCAAGGCCCCCCAGATGA
- a CDS encoding T9SS type A sorting domain-containing protein, producing MNNFRLLFSFVLGITISVGTMVAQPCDTAAFVRSDLMMVRNDGVNNVLLQDPSLAFTSFGGLNTDFFDETYDFLVVGDWNNDGKDDVFLIRKDGINNQLIQGDSTTFTSLGGINTDFFDEGFDHILGGDWNADGLDELMMIRNDGVNNVLKQLNGVVDSPEGNLNTDFFDEGFNHIVKGDWNNDGLDDLFLIRNDGINNTLLQSPGFSYANGGPANTDFFDEGYDHVVRGDWNADGIDDLFLIRNDGIHRYITQSPTGVFSDQGTVNNDFFDEGFDHVLVLDLNEDGMDDLLLVRNDGVNNTVLQGTNSAFYNGGPLNTDFFDEGFNHILVGRWDGCEEVASVANDPWAESYQFEVYPNPVRGMMNIQLSSSKAQSFEIVLRNASGSIVLNTNRTHTQSNGQSVQMPTEHLANGLYFLEVRTNTERAVSKVLIMN from the coding sequence ATGAACAATTTTCGTCTACTTTTTTCCTTCGTACTCGGAATCACGATTTCTGTGGGTACGATGGTCGCACAGCCTTGTGATACCGCCGCTTTTGTGCGTTCAGATTTGATGATGGTCCGCAACGACGGAGTCAACAATGTGCTCTTGCAAGATCCTTCGCTCGCATTCACCTCTTTCGGGGGATTGAATACCGATTTTTTCGACGAAACCTATGACTTTCTGGTAGTGGGGGATTGGAATAATGATGGCAAAGATGATGTCTTTTTGATTCGTAAGGATGGTATCAACAACCAACTGATTCAAGGAGATAGTACCACATTCACTTCGCTAGGTGGGATCAACACCGATTTCTTCGATGAGGGCTTCGACCACATCTTGGGAGGCGACTGGAATGCCGATGGCTTGGATGAACTGATGATGATTCGCAACGATGGAGTCAACAATGTCCTCAAGCAACTCAATGGAGTCGTGGATTCCCCAGAAGGCAATCTGAATACCGATTTTTTCGATGAAGGATTCAACCATATCGTGAAAGGCGATTGGAACAATGACGGATTGGATGACCTCTTCTTGATCCGAAATGATGGCATCAACAATACCTTGCTTCAATCTCCGGGATTCAGCTATGCCAATGGAGGTCCAGCCAATACGGACTTTTTCGATGAAGGGTATGACCACGTTGTCCGAGGCGATTGGAATGCCGACGGGATTGATGATCTATTTCTGATCCGCAACGATGGAATCCACCGATATATCACTCAATCGCCAACCGGTGTCTTTTCAGATCAAGGAACCGTTAATAATGACTTCTTCGATGAAGGCTTTGATCATGTGCTGGTTCTGGATCTGAATGAAGATGGGATGGACGATTTGCTGTTGGTCCGAAATGATGGCGTCAACAACACCGTCCTGCAGGGCACCAATTCAGCATTCTACAATGGCGGCCCCCTGAACACGGATTTCTTTGATGAGGGTTTCAACCACATCTTGGTGGGCCGTTGGGATGGATGCGAGGAAGTGGCTTCTGTAGCCAACGATCCTTGGGCTGAATCCTACCAATTCGAAGTATATCCCAACCCGGTCCGGGGGATGATGAATATCCAGCTTTCCTCAAGCAAGGCCCAATCTTTTGAGATTGTCCTGCGGAACGCGTCTGGTTCCATCGTCCTCAATACGAATCGAACTCATACCCAATCGAATGGACAGTCTGTCCAAATGCCCACAGAGCATCTGGCCAATGGGCTCTACTTCTTGGAGGTCCGCACGAATACAGAACGGGCGGTTTCCAAAGTGCTGATCATGAATTAG
- a CDS encoding macro domain-containing protein, with translation MQINLIDLNHELTHAWNRVFEEVPHVEVHTGSIFDHPSDALISPANSFGFMNGGIDFAISKNLGWHVEKRVQQRIRNEFYGELLIGQALIVPTDHADFPYLISAPTMRTPMTIRNTPNVYLAMKSILVLAMHGRFEDGTPVRDQVSSLAIPGLGTGVGQVPPLVCARQMRIAYEDVMGEKHASLAGWEEMRSNWAYFFTSDKRNLKYDIP, from the coding sequence ATGCAGATAAACCTTATTGATCTCAATCATGAATTGACCCACGCTTGGAACCGCGTATTCGAAGAAGTTCCCCATGTCGAAGTCCATACGGGCTCCATATTTGATCACCCTTCCGATGCTCTCATCAGTCCAGCCAACAGTTTCGGCTTTATGAATGGCGGAATCGATTTTGCAATTTCCAAGAACTTGGGATGGCATGTCGAAAAACGTGTTCAGCAACGGATTAGGAATGAATTTTACGGTGAATTGCTCATCGGCCAAGCGCTCATCGTTCCTACCGACCATGCCGATTTTCCCTACCTGATTTCCGCACCGACGATGCGGACTCCCATGACGATCCGAAATACCCCCAATGTGTATCTCGCCATGAAATCCATTCTGGTGCTTGCCATGCATGGCCGATTCGAAGATGGAACACCCGTTCGCGATCAGGTCTCATCGCTTGCGATTCCCGGTCTAGGGACAGGGGTAGGACAGGTTCCGCCCTTGGTGTGTGCTCGCCAAATGCGCATCGCTTACGAAGATGTAATGGGCGAAAAACATGCATCCTTAGCAGGCTGGGAAGAAATGCGGTCCAATTGGGCGTACTTTTTCACCTCGGATAAGCGGAATCTAAAGTATGATATTCCCTAG
- a CDS encoding tail fiber domain-containing protein, whose product MHAIYTRIPLLLALLLSSFLTFAQSGGIPYQAVLRDNGGSLLADELIEVRISILDDQVLEYQETQTVSTNSYGLFTLSIGQGNVQSGTFATIDWKHIQAMIQVEVNTGSGFVDMGSTPLLQVPYAIRADRAEIADGMELTDLIDVSQTTPSNSQVLQWNGVEWKPATLPAATNYQAGSGIQINGSTISNTGDTNANNDVLKTTQHSGDVSGTYNNIVVENIQGQPVSTNSPSNGEVLQWSGGAWEPSTLPAATNYQAGSGIQINGSTISNTGDTDANNDVLKTTQHSGDVSGTYNNIVVENIQGQPVSTNSPSNGEVLQWSGGAWEPSTLPAATNYQAGSGIQINGSTISNTGDTDANNDVLKTTQHSGDVSGTYNNIVVENIQGQPVSTNSPSNGEVLQWSGGAWEPSTLPAATNYQAGSGIQINGSTISNTGDTDANNDVLKTTQHSGDVSGTYNNIVVENIQGQPVSTNSPSNGQVLKWNGSAWAPGSAGSSTVWNTSGSDIHYSAGGVGIGVSAPMTAIHVESGESVLFGADTSGSGNRLMWIGHKAAFRAGGIPTFGNMTNWDSDSIGIASFAAGFNTKAKGDFSTALGYYSSATGQSAFTVGLTNQARGTGSVAMGGSNIASGYFSTSLGSNTFATASYSTSLGSGTRATANYATAMGDQTKASGIRSTSMGSGTIAKSFASTAIGYFNEGLGDSSNWIATDPIFEVGIGSLSTRANAMTILKNGKVGIGTTSPSTALDVNGKIKLGSAETLEDMGSYTIGSNSNIVPIGSGIFDLGSSTHRWGTVYATNGTINTSDARDKMGIQPLSYGLDAIAQLNPVSFQWKEGHDRSVKLGLLAQDLQQVIPEVVVDTEIRQNEDGSIEEIPAERLGVFYSDLIPVLIKGVQEQQELIDTQAQQIEAQQAQIDQLIQIVQQLQHEN is encoded by the coding sequence ATGCACGCTATCTATACTCGAATTCCGCTCCTACTGGCGCTCCTCTTATCGAGCTTCCTGACATTCGCCCAAAGCGGAGGAATCCCCTATCAAGCTGTCCTTCGCGACAATGGGGGAAGCCTACTCGCTGATGAATTGATCGAGGTCCGGATCTCCATTCTGGACGACCAAGTCCTCGAATACCAAGAAACCCAGACCGTTTCGACCAATAGCTATGGACTATTCACCCTGAGCATCGGCCAAGGCAATGTCCAATCCGGCACATTTGCTACCATCGATTGGAAGCACATTCAAGCCATGATTCAAGTCGAGGTTAATACGGGGAGTGGATTTGTCGATATGGGCAGCACGCCGCTGCTTCAGGTACCCTACGCCATCCGAGCTGATCGAGCAGAAATAGCGGATGGAATGGAATTGACTGACTTGATCGATGTATCGCAGACTACTCCTTCGAACAGCCAAGTTCTTCAATGGAACGGCGTAGAATGGAAGCCTGCTACCCTACCAGCCGCCACCAATTATCAAGCAGGGTCCGGTATCCAGATCAATGGCTCCACCATTTCCAACACGGGAGACACCAACGCCAATAACGATGTCCTCAAGACGACCCAGCATTCAGGCGATGTATCTGGAACCTACAACAACATCGTGGTCGAAAACATCCAAGGCCAGCCCGTTTCCACCAATTCTCCATCCAATGGAGAAGTGCTGCAATGGAGCGGCGGCGCTTGGGAGCCCTCCACCCTTCCGGCAGCCACCAACTATCAAGCAGGGTCTGGTATCCAGATCAATGGCTCGACGATCTCTAACACAGGGGATACTGACGCCAACAACGATGTCCTCAAGACGACCCAGCATTCAGGCGATGTATCTGGAACCTACAACAACATCGTGGTTGAAAACATCCAAGGCCAGCCCGTTTCAACCAATTCTCCATCCAATGGAGAAGTGCTGCAATGGAGTGGCGGCGCTTGGGAGCCCTCCACCCTTCCGGCAGCCACCAATTATCAAGCAGGGTCTGGTATCCAGATCAATGGCTCGACGATCTCTAACACAGGGGATACTGACGCCAACAACGATGTCCTCAAGACGACCCAGCATTCAGGCGATGTATCCGGAACCTACAACAACATCGTGGTCGAAAACATCCAAGGCCAGCCCGTTTCCACCAATTCTCCATCCAATGGAGAAGTGCTGCAATGGAGTGGCGGCGCTTGGGAGCCCTCCACCCTTCCGGCAGCCACCAATTATCAAGCAGGGTCTGGTATCCAGATCAATGGCTCGACGATCTCTAACACAGGGGATACTGACGCCAACAACGATGTCCTCAAGACGACCCAGCATTCAGGCGATGTATCCGGAACTTACAACAACATCGTGGTCGAAAACATCCAAGGCCAGCCCGTTTCCACCAATTCTCCATCCAATGGACAGGTCCTAAAATGGAATGGAAGTGCTTGGGCACCGGGCAGTGCAGGTTCAAGCACAGTCTGGAATACCAGCGGGAGTGATATTCATTATTCTGCGGGAGGCGTGGGAATCGGAGTATCGGCGCCAATGACGGCCATCCACGTTGAAAGCGGGGAATCCGTACTTTTTGGGGCAGATACCAGCGGATCGGGAAATCGGCTGATGTGGATCGGGCACAAGGCGGCTTTTCGGGCTGGCGGGATCCCAACTTTTGGAAACATGACCAATTGGGACTCTGACAGCATTGGGATCGCTTCTTTTGCCGCAGGATTCAATACCAAGGCAAAAGGGGACTTTTCAACAGCCCTCGGATACTATTCCAGCGCAACTGGCCAAAGCGCATTTACAGTCGGCCTCACCAATCAAGCAAGAGGAACTGGATCTGTTGCCATGGGGGGTTCCAATATCGCTTCGGGATATTTTTCTACCTCACTAGGGTCCAATACGTTTGCGACTGCGTCCTATTCCACCTCTCTGGGATCAGGTACCCGAGCCACCGCAAATTATGCTACTGCGATGGGAGATCAGACCAAAGCATCCGGCATTCGATCGACTTCCATGGGTTCCGGAACCATTGCCAAAAGTTTTGCCTCCACGGCCATTGGGTACTTCAACGAGGGTTTGGGGGATTCAAGTAACTGGATAGCTACCGACCCCATTTTTGAAGTGGGAATAGGCTCCTTGTCAACCCGTGCCAACGCCATGACCATTCTCAAAAACGGCAAGGTAGGTATTGGCACCACAAGTCCGAGCACTGCGCTGGATGTCAATGGCAAAATCAAACTAGGTAGCGCTGAGACTCTGGAAGACATGGGTTCCTATACAATTGGTTCCAATTCCAATATCGTCCCCATTGGAAGTGGGATTTTCGATTTGGGAAGCTCTACACATCGCTGGGGCACGGTCTACGCCACCAACGGCACCATCAACACCTCCGATGCGCGGGACAAAATGGGCATTCAACCGCTTTCCTACGGACTCGATGCCATTGCCCAATTGAATCCGGTTTCCTTCCAATGGAAAGAAGGTCATGACCGATCTGTAAAACTAGGACTTCTTGCTCAAGACCTTCAGCAAGTCATCCCAGAGGTAGTTGTCGATACCGAAATCCGCCAAAACGAAGATGGTTCTATCGAGGAGATCCCTGCCGAACGCTTGGGCGTGTTTTACTCGGACTTGATTCCGGTGTTGATCAAGGGCGTCCAAGAACAGCAGGAACTCATCGACACGCAAGCCCAGCAGATAGAGGCACAGCAAGCACAGATTGACCAGCTTATTCAAATCGTTCAACAGCTTCAACATGAAAACTAG